The following DNA comes from Janthinobacterium sp. TB1-E2.
ATGGCAATAATGTGATCGCCGTGGCTACCGACGGCCACCGTCTGGCGTTTTGCCAGGTCGCCACCGAGCAGACGTTTGCGCGCCAGGAAGTGATTATTCCGCGCAAGACCATCATCGAACTGCAGCGTCTGCTGGAAGAGAACGATGAGCCGGTCCAACTGGACATCGCCGCCAACCAGGTGAAACTGACCTTTGCCGACATCGAGCTGATCTCGAAGCTGGTGGAAGGCAAGTTCCCCGACTACACGCGCGTGATTCCAAAAGGCTACAAAAACGACTTCACCATCGGCCGCGATGAATTGCTGCGCTCGCTGCAACGCGCCGCCATCATGACCAGCGACAAGTTCAAGGGCGTGCGCTGCATCATCACCCCGGGCAGCATGAAGATCAGCTCGACCAATGCAGACCAGGAAGAAGCCGTCGAAGAACTGGAAATCGACTACGGCGGCGACTCCGTCGACATCGGCTTCAACGTGACGTATCTGCTGGACGTGCTGAACAACCTGAAATGCGAATACGTCAACATCGCGCTCGGTGATTCGAACTCGTCCGCCCTGATCTCCATCCCCGACAATGCCGACTTCAAGTATGTCGTCATGCCGATGCGCATCTAAAGACCACAGCAGTGACGTAGGTCGGATTAGCGCAGCGTAATCCGACATGCTGAAGCGCCGTCTGTCGGGTTACGCCGTTCCGGCTAACCCGACCTACGGTCATCAGCCAGCAGCCCCGAATCAATCAGCAATCGTTATTTGAGAAAGCAGTCCATGTCCGAGAATCCACAAGACACCCCGATCCAGGCCAAAACGGAAGAATACGGCGCCGCCTCCATCCAGATCCTGGAAGGCCTGGAAGCCGTACGCAAACGCCCGGGCATGTACATTGGCGACACCTCGGACGGCACCGGCTTGCACCATCTGGTTTTCGAAGTGCTGGACAACTCCATCGATGAATCGCTGGCCGGCCACTGCACGGAAATCCACGTCACCATCCACAGCGACAATTCGATCTCGATCACCGACAATGGCCGCGGCGTACCGACCGGCCTGAAAATGGACGACAAGCACGATCCGAAGCGTTCGGCGGCGGAAATCGTCATGACCGAATTGCACGCGGGCGGCAAGTTCGACCAGAACTCCTATAAAGTCTCGGGCGGTTTGCATGGCGTGGGCGTGTCCTGCGTGAATGGCCTGTCGAAACTGCTGAAACTGACCATCCGCCGCGATGGCAAAGTGCATCACATGGAATTCGTGCGCGGCGTGCCGCAAGACCGCCAGATCGTCATGGTCGGCGACATCGCCACCTCCCCGATCCGTGTCATCGGCGAAACGGACAAGCGCGGCACCGACGTGCATTTCTGGGCTGACGAAGAGATTTTCACGCACGTGGAATTCCACTACGAAATCCTGGCCAAGCGCATCCGCGAATTGTCCTTCCTGAACAATGGCGTCAACATCAAGTTGTCCGACCAGCGCACAGGCAAGGAAGAAGTGTTCGCCTTCGAAGGCGGCACCCGCGGCTTCGTCGAATACATCAACAAGGCCAAGTCGGTCTTGCACCCGACCATTTTCCAGGCCACGGGCGAGCGCATGTCGGACCAGAACACGAACATCTCGGTCGACGTGTCGATGCAGTGGAACGATGCCTACAATGAACAGGTGCTGTGCTTCACGAACAACATCCCGCAACGCGACGGCGGCACCCACTTGACGGGCCTGCGCGCGGCGATGACGCGCGTGATCAACAAATACATCGATGAACACGAGTTCGCCAAAAAGGCGAAAGTGGAAATCAACGGCGACGACATGCGCGAAGGCCTGACCTGCGTGCTGTCGGTCAAAGTGCCGGAACCGAAATTCTCGTCACAGACGAAAGACAAGCTGGTATCGAGCGAAGTGCGCGGCCCGGTGGAAGAGATCGTTGCCAAGACCCTGGCTGATTACCTGCAAGAAAAACCGAACGACGCCAAGATCATTTGCGGCAAGATCGTCGAAGCGGCACGTGCGCGCGAAGCCGCCCGCAAGGCCCGCGATTTGACTCGCCGCAAAGGCATCATGGACGGCCTGGGCCTGTCGGCCAAGCTGGCCGACTGCCAGGAAAAAGATCCCGCCCTGTGCGAACTGTACATCGTCGAGGGTGACTCGGCAGGTGGCTCGGCAAAACAAGGGCGCGACCGCAAGTTCCAGGCGATCCTGCCGCTGCGCGGTAAAGTGCTGAACGTGGAAAAAGCCCGTTTCGAGAAAATGCTGTCGTCGGAGCAGATCACCACCCTGATCGCCACGCTCGGCACTTCGATCGGACCGGACGAATTCAACGTCGAAAAACTGCGCTACCACCGCATCATCATCATGACCGATGCGGACGTCGACGGCGCCCACATCCGTACCCTGCTGCTGACCCTGTTCTACCGCCAGATGCCGCAACTGGTCGAGCGCGGCCACATCTACATCGCGCAACCGCCACTGTACAAGGTGAAGGCCGGCCGCGACGAGCGCTATCTGAAAGATGACGCCGAGGAAGCGAGCTACATGATGACCGTGGCGCTGAACACGGCCGTGCTGGTGCCGCGCGAAGGCGCGGAAGGCATTTCCGGCGAGACCCTGACGGAACTGGTGCGCAAGTTCAACCTGTCGAACACCATCATGACCCGTCTGACGCGCGTCATCGACCGCGCCGCCCTGACGGCCATCATGACGGGCGTGCAGCTGGACCTGTCGACCCTGGACCTGGCGGAAGCCTCCGCCCTGGCCCTGCAGACGGCCATCAACGACAGCGCCGTGCGCGTGCATGTGCGTTCCGACGACTTGTCGGAAAAACACAAGCTGCACATCGAACGCATGTACCACGGCAACGTCAAAGTCACGGCCATCGACGCCGACTTCGTGCAAGGTCCGGACTACGCCGTACTGAGCAGCGGCGCCGCCACCTTCGAAGGCCTGATCGGCGAAGGCGCGTTTGTCCGCCGCGGCGAAGGCGAGCGCATGAAGGAAATCGCCGTGGTCGACTTCCACCAGGCCATGCAATGGCTGCGCGACGAAGCCGAACGCACGGTTTCGAAACAGCGCTACAAAGGTCTGGGCGAAATGAACCCGGACCAGCTGTGGGAAACAACGATGGACCCAACCGTACGCCGTTTGTTGAAGGTGCAGATCGAAGACGCGATTGCTGCGGATCAGATCTTCACTACGCTGATGGGCGACGACGTGGAACCACGCCGCGCGTTTATCGAAAACAACGCGCTGCGTGCGGGCAATATTGACGTTTAAGACATAACAGCAACGAGATGTTGCCATGGCGGCCCTCTTGCAGGGCCGCTTTCTTTTTCAACGTCCAGACCGTGCCCTTCGGGGATGCAGCGATCACGCTCACAGTACCTGTATCCATACCGCCGCATTTCCACGCTCTCCGTCCCCACTACCCCCAAGAAACCAGTACACTAGTTCCTGAGCGCAACTAATTTTGTACGCGCGCCATGCCGCCTGCCGTTGCCGGGAGGCGTCCCTGCCGCAAGGCCTGTTGTCTGCCTGGACGAATGGAATGTTCACTTCGCGCAGTCTGTCTCCTGCCTTCTATTACCTGTTCTTTTCAGGAGAACGGGAGCAGCAGCAGCGCTTTTTCAAGGAACTGCATTTCATTTCGATAGCCATCCTGACGTTTGGCCTGGCTTGCTGGCTGGTCACGTTCAGCCTGACCTTGCCGCGCGCTTCGTTCGATCATGCGCAGGCGGCGCTGGGTGTGACGGGCATGCTGGGCGGGCTGCTGCTGACCGTGTATGCGAAGTCCTTGCAGGCGATTATCGCCAGCGGCACCATCAGTGTGCTGTTCATCGCGTTCGGCTTTCGCGTGCTGATGCTGAGCACGGAAGACCCTGCTTTCTGGGTGTTGCCGCTGGGGGTGATGATCACCCTGACGACGGCGCCCATCTTCAGCGGCATCGCGTATTACCTGGGCGTATCACTGTGCGTGTGGGCCATGTTGGGGCTGGGGCAATTTCCCGTGCATGCGGGCCAGGCCGACCAGCATTGGCCCGTGCTGGCCGTCACCATCAGCGTCATCATCGGCCTGGCGCTGAATATCTATTTTCTCGTCCTGCGCATCCATAACTACCGCGCCCAGCGCGAGCTGGCGACGATGGCTTACAAGGATGGCTTGACCGGGCTCAACAATCGCCGCATGTTCACGCAGGGCGCCCGCACCCTGCAGCGCACGGCGCGCACGCCCGCCTATTTCCTGATGATCGACATCGACGACTTCAAGCAGATCAACGACGTGTACGGCCATGACGTGGGCGATGAAGTACTGAAAAAAATCGCCGATGTGATCGCCAAACTGTCTGGCGAGCACCTGTGCGGACGTCTTGGTGGCGAGGAGTTTGCCGTCATTTACCTGGGCGAAAAGAACGCGGCCTGCGCCTTTGCCGCGCAGCTGGTCGACAGCGTCGAGGCGGCTTTCGTGCCGGAACGCAAGGTGTCCGTCAGCATCGGCGTCGCAGAGCTGCTCAAGGAAGCGGACTTGTCGCACAGCTACCGGCGCGCCGATGAATCCTTGTACCAAGCCAAGAAAAGCGGCAAGAACCGCTACGTGCTCAACGCTGCCTGAGTATTGCCGCTGGGCCTGGCGTCGAGCAGCGCCAGCAGGGCCTGCGGGGAAATCTTCCAGGGATTGCGCTGCTCGGGGTCCACCTCGTACCAGCTGTCCTGGGCGCCGATCTTGAGGATGGTCAAAGGGATGTGCTTGCTCTCAAAGAACGCCAGCATGGGGCGGATCAAATGGCTCACCTTAGCATGGTCATCGCTATACAAGGAACAGGTATAGAAACAGCCCTTCTCACCCATGCGCAATTTCCTGGCCGCGCCGACACGCGAGTGGAGCACATACTTGTGCAAGAACTCGGTCACTGTCTCATCGTCAACGGGAATGCTGCAGAAAATAGTGATCTGGGCCATGGCAACGGGGGACAGTGATTCAATAGCCAAGCTTGGCAGAAAGGGATTTATTCCTGAAATGCTAAGATCGCGGCCCGCGCATGCCGGCAACCGGTCCGGCATGGCGTCTCGACAAGGATGGCCATTGAACACCCCAGGAAAAATCACTCTACGCATGCTGTCGCTGTGCGCCGCGCTGTGCCTGCCGCTTTCCACCATGGCAGAAACTATTTCTGCCGAAGATGCCGCCTTCGTGGCCGCCACCGTGCCCGTGCCATCGCCGCCACTGCGCCTGAGTGCGCATCCGGAGATCCGCGCCGACGTCTTCAAGCTGCTCGGTTATGCGCGCGGCAGCTATACGCAGGGCAACACCCTGATCGCGCGCCAGGTGCTCGACAGCATGTATTCACTCGACGACATCACGCGCACCATGCTGCCCGACGGGCGCTCGGTGCTGGCCTCCATCGATGCCGGCACGCACGGTGCACGGCGCGCCGCCATGCTGTTCGATCCGCAACGCAAGCTGTTGGCGCTGGGCCTGGTCAACGGCCATTGCCAAGCCGCCACCGGTGACGCCGCCCCCGCCTGCCTGCCACCCACGCACGCCGTGCTGACGGTGTTCCTGCCACCGGGCGCGGAGGATGAGATGGCCGCGCCGCTGCTCGTGTGGGCACGGCAGTTGCCGACCATGCTGGCACAGGCTGCGCAGGAACAGCGGCAAAGCATTGCTGCCGTGGAATACATCACGACCCGCCCCGGCCAGCCCGGCTGGGAACCGCGCGACGTGCCGCCCGGCTTTTCCGCCAGCCTGCTGCACCTGCTGCTGCCGAATGCGGAATTGAACAGCAGCTCCAGCGGCGGCAAGATCGTCACACCGGCAGGATTGGCCGGTTTGCCCATGCGCACGCCCACGGAAGCGGCCGAGGCCGGTGACGAGCCCATGCCCGATGCCGACATCACCTTGCGCAGCTATGCTGATTTCCACTGGGTGCTCAACACCTACGCCAAGCTGGCCAAGGGCGCGCAAGTGAAAGGCCATGACGACAAGGTGGTGTTTACGGGCAACGATACGAGCGGCCGCTATACGGTGACCTTGCGCGAACCCAACAAGGACGATGGCGTCTTCATCACCGTGGCCAGCTGGCGGGAAAAATAAGCGCAAGAGCAGGGAAAGCATTGCCATTACGCACAAGAACATGGCATTTTGGCATTTTGCGTTATGATTTCCGGCCGTGCGGCGCGGCCCTGTCCCTGCCTTGCCCACCCTGCCCTTCAAGCCAGTCACGCTTGCGTCGCATCCTGCCCCTAAGGAATTCATATGTTCGGTTTTAACTTGCGCGTTGCCAAGATGGTGTGGACGGCTTTCCTCATCGCCTTCCTGCTGTTTCTCACCTACAAGGTTTCATCGACCCTGATCGTCGTGGTCTTTGCGATTTTCTTCAGCTACCTCGTGTATCCGCTGATCGGCCTGCTCGAACGCCATGGGCCAAAGCGCTTGCCGCGCACGGCCGCCATCGGCATCGTCTTCCTCGTGGTGATCTTGCTGGTGGCGATACTGGGCTCCATCTTCGGCG
Coding sequences within:
- the dnaN gene encoding DNA polymerase III subunit beta, coding for MQLVKTTRDTLLRPLQIVSGIVERRHTMPILANILIRKDGENVSFLSTDTEVQITTHAEIGSGADVTGTTVAARKLLDILRALPESGDVTMTLLNKRLTVQTGKSRFALQTLAAEEFPTVQQAESYNASVTLPQKTLKHLFNMVHFSMAQQDIRYYLNGLLLVLDGNNVIAVATDGHRLAFCQVATEQTFARQEVIIPRKTIIELQRLLEENDEPVQLDIAANQVKLTFADIELISKLVEGKFPDYTRVIPKGYKNDFTIGRDELLRSLQRAAIMTSDKFKGVRCIITPGSMKISSTNADQEEAVEELEIDYGGDSVDIGFNVTYLLDVLNNLKCEYVNIALGDSNSSALISIPDNADFKYVVMPMRI
- the gyrB gene encoding DNA topoisomerase (ATP-hydrolyzing) subunit B, which produces MSENPQDTPIQAKTEEYGAASIQILEGLEAVRKRPGMYIGDTSDGTGLHHLVFEVLDNSIDESLAGHCTEIHVTIHSDNSISITDNGRGVPTGLKMDDKHDPKRSAAEIVMTELHAGGKFDQNSYKVSGGLHGVGVSCVNGLSKLLKLTIRRDGKVHHMEFVRGVPQDRQIVMVGDIATSPIRVIGETDKRGTDVHFWADEEIFTHVEFHYEILAKRIRELSFLNNGVNIKLSDQRTGKEEVFAFEGGTRGFVEYINKAKSVLHPTIFQATGERMSDQNTNISVDVSMQWNDAYNEQVLCFTNNIPQRDGGTHLTGLRAAMTRVINKYIDEHEFAKKAKVEINGDDMREGLTCVLSVKVPEPKFSSQTKDKLVSSEVRGPVEEIVAKTLADYLQEKPNDAKIICGKIVEAARAREAARKARDLTRRKGIMDGLGLSAKLADCQEKDPALCELYIVEGDSAGGSAKQGRDRKFQAILPLRGKVLNVEKARFEKMLSSEQITTLIATLGTSIGPDEFNVEKLRYHRIIIMTDADVDGAHIRTLLLTLFYRQMPQLVERGHIYIAQPPLYKVKAGRDERYLKDDAEEASYMMTVALNTAVLVPREGAEGISGETLTELVRKFNLSNTIMTRLTRVIDRAALTAIMTGVQLDLSTLDLAEASALALQTAINDSAVRVHVRSDDLSEKHKLHIERMYHGNVKVTAIDADFVQGPDYAVLSSGAATFEGLIGEGAFVRRGEGERMKEIAVVDFHQAMQWLRDEAERTVSKQRYKGLGEMNPDQLWETTMDPTVRRLLKVQIEDAIAADQIFTTLMGDDVEPRRAFIENNALRAGNIDV
- a CDS encoding GGDEF domain-containing protein; this encodes MFTSRSLSPAFYYLFFSGEREQQQRFFKELHFISIAILTFGLACWLVTFSLTLPRASFDHAQAALGVTGMLGGLLLTVYAKSLQAIIASGTISVLFIAFGFRVLMLSTEDPAFWVLPLGVMITLTTAPIFSGIAYYLGVSLCVWAMLGLGQFPVHAGQADQHWPVLAVTISVIIGLALNIYFLVLRIHNYRAQRELATMAYKDGLTGLNNRRMFTQGARTLQRTARTPAYFLMIDIDDFKQINDVYGHDVGDEVLKKIADVIAKLSGEHLCGRLGGEEFAVIYLGEKNAACAFAAQLVDSVEAAFVPERKVSVSIGVAELLKEADLSHSYRRADESLYQAKKSGKNRYVLNAA